One stretch of Oncorhynchus masou masou isolate Uvic2021 chromosome 9, UVic_Omas_1.1, whole genome shotgun sequence DNA includes these proteins:
- the LOC135546220 gene encoding transgelin-like isoform X2, translating to MANKGPSYGMSRVVQDKIDKKYDAEVEELLVQWIVAQCGSGVGKPESGKLGFQDWLKDGCVLSELINSLHKDNKPIKKIASSSMAFKQMEQISQFLTAAESFGVIKTDMFQTVDLWEGKDLAAVQRTLMSLGSVAVTKDDGNYRGDPNWFFKKAQENRREFTDDQLKAGKGVIGLQMGSNKGASQTGMSYGATRQIQ from the exons ATGGCCAACAAAGGTCCATCTTATGGCATGAGCCGTGTGGTGCAGGACAAGATTGACAAGAAGTACGACGCTGAGGTGGAGGAGCTTTTGGTGCAGTGGATTGTGGCCCAGTGTGGATCTGGAGTTGGGAAGCCCGAATCTGGCAAACTGGGCTTCCAGGACTGGCTTAAGGATGGATGT GTCCTGAGTGAGCTCATTAACAGTCTGCATAAAGACAACAAGCCCATCAAGAAGATAGCCAGCTCAAGCATGGCCTTCAAACAGATGGAGCAGATCTCACAGTTCCTAACTGCTGCTGAGAGCTTCGGTGTCATCAAGACCGACATGTTCCAGACCGTGGACCTCTGGGAAG GGAAGGATCTGGCTGCAGTCCAGAGGACACTGATGTCCCTCGGCAGCGTGGCTGTCACCAAGGATGACGGCAATTACCGCGGCGACCCCAACTGGTTCTTCAA GAAAGCCCAGGAGAACCGGAGGGAGTTCACAGACGACCAGTTGAAGGCGGGGAAGGGTGTGATTGGCCTGCAGATGGGCTCCAACAAAGGGGCGAGCCAGACTGGCATGTCGTACGGAGCCACCCGACAGATCCAATAA
- the LOC135546220 gene encoding transgelin-like isoform X1 — translation MANKGPQVGMANKGPSYGMSRVVQDKIDKKYDAEVEELLVQWIVAQCGSGVGKPESGKLGFQDWLKDGCVLSELINSLHKDNKPIKKIASSSMAFKQMEQISQFLTAAESFGVIKTDMFQTVDLWEGKDLAAVQRTLMSLGSVAVTKDDGNYRGDPNWFFKKAQENRREFTDDQLKAGKGVIGLQMGSNKGASQTGMSYGATRQIQ, via the exons ATGGCAAACAAG GGTCCCCAGGTAGGCATGGCCAACAAAGGTCCATCTTATGGCATGAGCCGTGTGGTGCAGGACAAGATTGACAAGAAGTACGACGCTGAGGTGGAGGAGCTTTTGGTGCAGTGGATTGTGGCCCAGTGTGGATCTGGAGTTGGGAAGCCCGAATCTGGCAAACTGGGCTTCCAGGACTGGCTTAAGGATGGATGT GTCCTGAGTGAGCTCATTAACAGTCTGCATAAAGACAACAAGCCCATCAAGAAGATAGCCAGCTCAAGCATGGCCTTCAAACAGATGGAGCAGATCTCACAGTTCCTAACTGCTGCTGAGAGCTTCGGTGTCATCAAGACCGACATGTTCCAGACCGTGGACCTCTGGGAAG GGAAGGATCTGGCTGCAGTCCAGAGGACACTGATGTCCCTCGGCAGCGTGGCTGTCACCAAGGATGACGGCAATTACCGCGGCGACCCCAACTGGTTCTTCAA GAAAGCCCAGGAGAACCGGAGGGAGTTCACAGACGACCAGTTGAAGGCGGGGAAGGGTGTGATTGGCCTGCAGATGGGCTCCAACAAAGGGGCGAGCCAGACTGGCATGTCGTACGGAGCCACCCGACAGATCCAATAA
- the cbln18 gene encoding cerebellin 18, which yields MKFVAVSSLCLWGLLCVCASVKAVGTLELMRDAAVGWTGVLPCGKWDCECAFNSQRSCCCVANEMSMLEDHTFMRMVDMWEQLTRLENDIMEVTGNNKIAFTAAMRSRSDCFGPFTSNVPIRYYAISLNQGNGYNDALGTFTAPRAGLYSFSFTAYSNAGVDGERLYHKVQLIKNNEVVASVWEDNREDTEDSATHSVLLSLRQGDQVYVELLSGRSLCGNTKEYNRFSGYLVYPFTQE from the exons ATGAAGTTTGTTGCAGTGTCCTCTCTGTGCCTGTGGGGGTTGCTGTGCGTCTGTGCCAGTGTGAAGGCCGTGGGGACTTTAGAGCTGATGCGAGATGCAGCGG TGGGCTGGACTGGGGTCCTGCCCTGTGGGAAGTGGGACTGTGAGTGTGCTTTCAACAGCCAGCGGAGCTGCTGCTGTGTGGCCAATGAGATGAGTATGCTGGAGGACCACACCTTCATGCGCATGGTGGACATGTGGGAGCAGCTCACCCGATTGGAAAACGACATCATGGAAGTCACAG GCAACAATAAGATTGCGTTCACCGCGGCGATGAGATCTCGAAGCGACTGCTTCGGCCCCTTCACTAGCAACGTGCCAATCCGCTACTATGCCATCTCTCTCAACCAGGGTAACGGATACAATGACGCTCTGG GTACCTTCACCGCCCCCCGCGCCGGCCTCTACTCCTTCTCCTTCACGGCCTACTCCAACGCGGGCGTGGATGGCGAGCGTCTTTACCACAAGGTGCAGCTGATAAAGAACAACGAGGTGGTGGCCTCTGTGTGGGAGGACAACCGGGAGGACACGGAGGACAGCGCCACCCATTCGGTGCTGCTGTCTCTGCGCCAGGGTGACCAGGTGTACGTGGAGCTGCTCTCTGGCAGGAGTCTGTGTGGCAACACCAAGGAGTACAACAGGTTCAGCGGATACCTGGTCTACCCCTTCACACAGGAGTAG